Below is a genomic region from Candidatus Neomarinimicrobiota bacterium.
TCAGCGGCTACCATATGCGGGAGGCGGGCACCACGGCCGACCAGGAGCTGGCTTTCACCTTCGCTAACGGCATCGCCTACGTGCAGGCGGCGGTGGAAGCCGGACTGGACGTGAACCGGTTCGGCCAGCGGCTCAGCTTCTTTTTTAATGTCCACATGAACTTTTTCGAGGAGGTGGCCAAGTTCCGGGCCGCCCGGCGCATCTGGGCCCGGATCATGAAAGAGCGCTTCGGTGTCACCGAACCCAGGGCTCAGATGTGCCGCTTTCACGTCCAGACGGCCGGTTCCTCCCTCACTGCCCAGCAAATCGACAACAATGTGGTGCGCACCACCCTGGAGGCGCTGGCGGCCGTGCTGGGCGGCACCCAGTCCCTGCATACTAACAGCCGCGATGAAGCCCTGGCCCTGCCCAGTGAGGAATCAGCGCGACTGGCCCTGCGCACTCAGCAGATCATCGCCCATGAGACTGGCATCCCCGAGGTGGTTGATCCTCTGGCCGGCAGCTATTATCTGGAAGAGCTTACCGACCGGCTGGAGCAGGAGGCCCTGGAGCTGATCGCCGTTATCGATGGGAAGGGTGGTGCGGTAGCGGCAGTCGAAGAGGGTTACCAGGAAAGGGAGATCGCCCGCTCGGCCTACGAGTTCCAGCAGGCGGTAGAGCAGGGAGAGCGGGTTATTGTAGGAGTGAATCGTTTCGCGGTGGAGGACCAGGAGGTAACGTCCTTGCAGGCTGTCGACCCCCGGGCGGTGAAAGCCCAGCTGACGCGGCTACGGAAGGTACGGAAAGAGCGGAGCGACGAGGATGTTCGCCGCGCTCTGGACAGCCTCAAGACCGCCGCTGAGGGTGTTGACAATCTCTTGCCGCATATCCTGAACGCGGTGCGGGTCTATGCCACCCTCGGCGAGATCTCACAAATCCTAAGGGAAGTCTTCGGTGAGTATCGTCCGGGTTAGGTGGCAATGCTGCGTGTGAATCTTATCCAGGGAACCCTTCAAACCCGTCAGCTGGGTCGGGAGATTACTTATTATCCTTTCACTGACTCCACCAATGAGGACCTGTGGCAGCTGCTGGATAAAGGGGCGGCGGTGACCGGCCAGGTGGTGGTGACCGATAATCAGCGGAGCGGCAGGGGACGCAAGGGTCGGCGTTGGTTTTGCGCTCCGAACCTGGGTTTGCCTTTTTCAGTGCTCCTGTGCCCTGACCTGTCGATAGACCGACTCGGCCTGCTCTCACTGGCCATGGGGGTAGCGGTAATAGACGCCCTGGCAGCTGATGGCATTGAATCACGCCTGAAGTGGCCCAATGATATTCTGGTGGATCGGCGGAAGTTAGGGGGCATTCTGGCTGAAAGCCGGCCGTCGGATGAGGGATTAGTGGTGGTCATGGGCGTAGGGCTCAATGTGAACGAGCAACTGGAGGACTTTCCCGACCAGCTTCGTCCCACTGCGGTCTCGGTGCACATGGTTCTGGGGAAGCCACTGCCGCGGGAACTGCTCCTGACCCGGATTCTCAATCGTTTTGAGCAGCTACTTGAGAGCAACCTGGCCGGTGTAATTGCACTCTGGCACGCCCGCTGTGCTCATCTGGGACAGCTGGTGCGCTGGCACAGTCCCGAGGGCCTGGTGGAGGGCCGGTTTCTCGGTGTGAATGAGGCAGGTGAGGGTGAAATAGACAGCGGGGATCAAATCCGCGTGGTAACCGCTGGCGATCTGGATTGGAAGCCCGAACGATTCATAATAGCTTAACAATTTTGCAGCACACTGGAAGGAGCCATCTATGTTATTAGCCATTGATGTGGGTAATTCCAACGTGGTCCTGGCATTGTTTGAAGGTGAGCGGCTGGTGGAAAGCTGGCGGCTGCATACCAACGCCACCCATACCTCCGACGATTGGTGGATCGCCGTTAAGCACCTGGCTGAAGATGCTCAGGTGGCTATCGCGACCGTGGATGGGGTTATCATATCCAGTGTGGTGCCGGTAGTTGGGCGGGCTTTTATCCAGCTGTGCCGACGCTATTTGCAGATTGAACCCCTGCGGGTGCAGGCTCACCTGCCCCTGGATCTGGGCCTGGATGTCAAGGATCCTGAATCGGTGGGTGCCGACCGGATTTGCAATGTGGTTGCCGCCCGGGAACTCTATGGTACCCCCTGCGTCGTTATCGATCTGGGCACCGCCACCACCTTTGATGTGGTGAATGAGCGTGGTCATTTCATTGGCGGCTCAATCGCTCCAGGATTGGAGATCAGTGCCCGCCAGCTGTTTTCCGGGGCGGCGCTCTTGTCAGCAGTTGACCTGAAAGTGCCCGGGACGGTCATCGGCAAGGATACGGAGAGCAACCTCCAGGCCGGCATCCTGTACGGAGTGATGGATCAGATTGACGGTATGGTAGCGCGTATCCGGGAAGAGTTGGGCTGGAAGGACATGAGTGTCGTTCTCACCGGCGGGCTGGGAAACCTCATTGCTGGCGAGCTGCGCACCCCCGTCTCTTACGACCCCGATCTTACGGTGAAGGGTCTACGCCTGATTTATGAACAGTGTGCCTGAGCCGGGCACTCTTAAGCCATATATCGGGGTGGTTGATACTGAAAGGGCCCGGTTAATCCGGACCTTTTGCAGGTGAACAGCTGCTGGCTCTCCTGGCGATGGCGCTTGGTCCACGCCCCGAACGCAGTGCTCATATTTCTCTTGTCCTCCCTTAGTGATGGTGGATCAAATAAAAGCTTACGACAGGAAGGTTGGCCGGTTTAAGTATTAATCTCGTGCCTGCCCCATCCGCTAGAATAGCTCGTTCGAATAGCTGTAGCTCCATGAATATTTTAAGTTTGCCTCTTAATTGCCCAACACCTAAGTTTTTGGACCAAAGCATCCTGTTACCATGCTCTACTCCAAGTTAGCGGAATATGCCATTCAGGCTATGCTCTGTCTGGCTGAAAATGAGGACAAAGGTCTGGCTATGGTTAATTCCTGTTGCTTCATGAACCGGGAATCCAGACATGATCTCCTATAATAAAATTCTACTCACAACCGATTTTTCGGAATATTCTAAGGTAGCCATACCGCATGCGGTTGAAATGGCCCGCCAGTTCGGCGCCAAACTGGTAGTACTGCATGTGCTGGAACCTCTGCTCACGCCGGTGGATTTCGCCTGGGGCCCCATGGCTTTATCAGAAGATTGGGAAGAACAGCGGACCCGGCATTCCCAAAAGTTCTTGGAGGAGTGGGTCGCATCCGAGTTGCCCACCGACCTTACGGTAATTCCCATCTTGGCCCATGGCACTCCCATCAGGGAAATTTGCCATACCGTCCGCGAAGAGAATATCGACCTGGTTGTCATGGCTACCCACGGCCAGACCGGCATCACTCATGCTCTATTTGGCAGCACCGCCGAGAAGGTGATTCGCCGTAGTCCAGTACCGGTCCTTACCGTTAGAAAACCAGAAGAGCCTACCGGAACCTAGGCTTGCTTTTACGGTTGGATCTAAGAATTAGTCTTAGTTTTGGTAGTAGGATAGCCCGATATGCTTTTAAGAAAATCGCTGATTTAAATTATATAAAAAGGTACCCTTATCCTATTATTGTGCTTAAATTGGACGAGAGAGCCAGAGTTATACGGGCAGTAAAGTAAAGCCCAAAATATTTTCACGCGCTATTTGAAACTTAGGCCGGTGCCCTGCGCCAGGAACCAGTCATTGACAATCCTCCCTCCCTCTCTCTCCAAGTCAGGGTATCCGCACCCTGTTCCTTCGTGGTGGTGAATTCGTCTGGACGGCATCCCCAGGCCGTCAGTTGATGGTCAATCTGGGACTGGACGAGGCACCGGCCCATCAGTTCTGCCAGACACGGCCTCGGACATCTCCTCTAAACTAAGCAGCCCTATCAATATAGCGAGGTCGTGTCTGGCTTTTTTATATTGGATTAAGCCCACCCCTTTCCACCCGGCAGGACGCTAAATATTCATCTGAATGACAACCTTTCGCCAGTTTAGCGAGTCTTAATAAAGCTGGAGCGGCGGCCTACTCAGGTCGGTGAGTCAAGTTCTTTTACAGCTCTACAGGAGACTCCTATGAGGCGACGAGCTTTTGAAGAAGGTTACCCTTATCGAATTCGAATGATACTTCTGGGCGTAGTGCTTGTACTCGTGGTGATGCTCTTTTCATTTCCCAGGTTCACGTCCAGAAAGTCAGTACTCCCGGTTACGGCATTTGAAGAGTTTGTGGAAGAGATTGATATTCCGGAAACGCGCCAGTTTGAGCAGCCACCGCCCCCCTCACGCCCTTCTATCCCCATCGAATCTGAAATAGACAACTTCGCCGAGGACATCACCATTGAGGAAACCCTCCTCGATGAGTATGTGGCCTGGGAGGTTCCTCCCCTACCCGAAGATGACCCTGCCAGTAGGGTTAGATTCATTCCCCACGAAGAGCCTCCCGTCCCTATCGGCGGCTACGAGGCGATCGCTGCCAAGCTGAAGTATCCCGAAATCGCCAAGCAAGCTGGCATTGAGGGAACTATAATCCTTCAGGTTTTTGTCAGCGATAAGGGCTTCGTTGAAGATGTAGTGGTGTTGAAGGGTATTCCGGATACCGGGCTGGATGAAGCTGCCGCTAATGCCATCAAGCAGGTCCGATTCAAGCCCGCTCTCCAGCGTGATCGCCCTATAGGGGTTTGGGTGGCCATACCGGTCCATTTCCGCCTCCGAAGTACCCCTCTTAGTATTGACTGAGCTCCCCTACTCGGTCAATCCGAAAGCGTCGCGGTAACCCTCCTCGCGACGGTAAGCCTGATCCAGCACCTGAATAAAGTGGTACACCGGAATATTGATTTGTGCCTCTCGCAGACCCGCCTGTAGCTGCATTTGACAACCGGGATTGCCGGTTACCAGTACCTCGGGCGCTACGGATCGAATATGATTGATTTTTCTGGCCAGAACCTGGCGGGACATTTCACCCTGGATTAGACTATACAGACCGGCACTCCCACAGCATACCTCGGCCTCGGGCAGGGGCACTAGCCGTTCACATGCGTAGGCCAGAAGTCGTGTGGGTGCGTCGTGAATACCCTGGGCATGGTACAAATGACAGGGGGCGTCGTAGGTTATTTTTTCGGGTAGCCTATGACGAGGCGGCCGTATAAGCCGGCCTGCCAACCATTCACCGATATCCACTATGGGAAGCTCGCCGTTTTCCAGCTTCAAACCAGATCGCAATTGGGCACTGCAGCCGGCCGCATTCACTACTAGGGCCTGGGCATTGATCCCCCGGAACGCCTCCCGGTTTTGGGATAAAAGTCGTTCCGCTTCCTCATCCAGGCCAGCGTGGGTATGCAAAGCGCCACAGCAAGTTTGGCCCTCCGGTAGCACCACATCGAAGCTATTCCACTTTAGAACCCGCACAGTAGCAGCGTGAACGTCGGCGTACCAGTGGTCCATGACGCAGCCGGTGAACATTGCGACAACTCCCTGGTGATCACCTTCGGCGGACACAGCGGGTAAATATCGGTCCACCGTGCGACTGAAGGCCTTGCCTGCCACTTGCGGCATTCCGGCCAGCTGGAACCGAAGTGCCCTGGGCAGTAGCCGCAGGGCCGGTGCCAGGCGGTCCAAACCCATACTCTGGATCAGGTACAGGAAGGTAGTAAGTAGGCGCAGTTGTGGCTGACCGGTGATCCATCGAAGGGCCAGGCGTTGAAGCCATGCCAGTGGCCGGACTTCTCGTCGTTGGTAACTGCGGGCTCTTTCCAGTAGGTGACTATACTGCACTCCTGAAGGACAGGCTGTCTGGCAGGCCAGGCAGCCCAGGCACAGGTCAAGGTGGTAGTAGGTGCCCTCGGTACTTGCTTCGGGCTCCCGATCCAGGTATTTCATGAGGGCCAGTCGGCCGCGTGGGGAATCAGACTCTTTGCTATTCATCATGTAGGTAGGGCACGTGGGTAGACACAGCCCACAGTGAATGCATTCCTGGAGCAGGCGATAATCAGCGGTGGTGAAGAGTTGGTGCGCTATCAGCATAACTTAGCGGGCAAGGGACCAAAAACTCCCTCAGGATCCAGAATCGTCTTTACCCGAGCCATGATAGTCTGTTCCCCGACTACTTCTGCCGGCCTTGGCAGCTTGACGCTGAGATCAGTCATTAATGGCTGGACCAGCCCACCATTGACCACCACCTGGACTAGCATTGTTTCTAGGGCTTCTTTGCCCTCTTGGCTTGGTGGAGAGCCGAGGTTTATTATTCCTGACGCCGGATAACAAACCAGGTCAGAACCTAAGGGTTGTAGGGCCTCAAGGAGTTTGGGGATCCGAGTGGGTTGTGCTAGAATGCGCAGCTCAGCCTGAACGCCGTTTAACTCACCCTCTCGGGGCGGGTTATTCACCCGCACGATGGTTTGTGCCAGCTCGTCATTGGCAGTGCTTACCCACGTCTCAATGACGTTAGGAGGGAAACGCGTGATGCCATCCAGCTGCCACCGGCCCTCTCGATGTTCCAGCCTCAGACCTTCCCAGGGATCGCTGTGCCGCGAGGGATGTTCTCTCTGGCGAGCTGCCTGCAAAATTGTCATCAAGCGTGAGGGATCTTCAGCTTCCCACCGGGCCAGAGTGAGGTCGGTAGGTAGGGGCAGCAGTCGGAAGGAAACCTCCACAACCGGACCAAGAGAGTGTTCTGCACCGATGTACAGCGGCGCTAGCTGGTAGCCAGCTACGTTTTTGACTAACCGGGCACCACTGGTCACTTCCCGACCGTGATCATCCACCGCTGTCATGCTCACAACCCAGTCGCGGGCGGTTCTATAGCGGTGGCTGAGCCAACTGAGGGACTGATCTCCGGCCAGATATTCGGCTACAGGCAGCTCGCCATTGCCGGAACTATCCAGGGGTAGCCAGAGCCTTTGAGCCTCAACCACGTCCTTGACAGCACTCATTGATAGGCCGGTCTCCACCGATAAGACCATATCCGGGGCATAAAAGGAGACCACCCTGTTAAGCCGCGATAGGTCCCAGTGATAGTCGGCTCCCGGTGATCCGATGCTGATCCCGCGGGACCGGGCCTGGATAATTAGCTCACCTAGGTGACCTCTTTCACTGGGTTGCAGGAAAGCGCCAGGTTGGGGCCAACGCATGGAAGTAGATGCGGGTGCCACCGTTATACCCGGGCGCCTGGTGGTAGCGACGGCGCCGCGCGGAGCTCGCCGCAGCGGACTCCATTGGAAAATATCTTGTCAGGATTGAGCAGACCCTTCGAGTTCAGGCCATCCCTCAGCCGGATCATGTGGGCCAGATCATTGTCGGAGTACATATGCCCGAGCAGATCCCGCTTTTCTACGCCAACACCGTGTTCACCGGTGATTGATCCTCCCATTTCCAGGCAGGCCAGAAGGATGTCTTTCGAACAGGCTCTGGCTCGCTCCGGCCCCTGTGCCTCGTCCGGGTCATAGGGAATGAGGGGATGGATGTTCCCGTCGCCGACGTGACATAAAGTGCCTATACGTATGCCGTGCTTATCGGCAATGCGGTAGATGGATTGAAAGATGTCGGTGATTCGGCTGCGGGGAACGACACCGTCGTTGGTGTAATAGGCGGCGGTGATCTTGCCCAGAGCCCCGAGGGCGTGTTTCCGGCCCAACCACAGGCGCTCGCGCTCAGCTTCCGTCTTGGCGGTGTTGAAAGACACGGCTCCCTGCCCTCGGCATGCCCGGGACACCGCTTCCGCATCCCGGCGAATGAGCTCCTTCTCACCATCCAGCTCAATGAGCAGCACGGCCGCCGCGTCGGTGGGAAAACCGACCTTCATGTGGGCCTCCACCGCCTGAATGCACAGGTTGTCCATCAGCTCCATGGCGGTGGGCAGAATCCCGGCGGCCAGGATCGCCGATGCCGAATCAGTGGCGCCAGCTACCGTCGAGTAAATTGCCAGCATGGTGGTGACTGCCGGGGCCACCGGTACCAGACGGACGATGATCTCCGTGGTAATCGCGATGGTCCCTTCGGTGCCGATCAAAAAGGTGGAAAAGTCTGGCCCGGGTTGCGCGGGCAAGGGTCCCCCAAAGGTGGTCACATCACCATCAGAAAACACTACCGTCTGACCCAGGATGTGGTTGCTTGTGACACCGTGTTTAAGGGTGTGTGGCCCTCCAGCGTTCTCGGCTACATTGCCGCCGATCGTACAGGCCACCTGGCTGGAGGGATCAGGTGCGAATTCCAGTCCGTAAGGGCGGGTCTGAAGGCTGAGATAGTTATTCACTACTCCCGGTTGGACGACAGCGTA
It encodes:
- a CDS encoding FAD-binding oxidoreductase; amino-acid sequence: MRRVVGREHVDTGLAELLVYESDGLTLHTARPGCVVYPGSTEECARVVRVCNDNGVPFVPRGAGTGLSGGAISDGGVIIQLSRMNQLLAIHPDDRYAVVQPGVVNNYLSLQTRPYGLEFAPDPSSQVACTIGGNVAENAGGPHTLKHGVTSNHILGQTVVFSDGDVTTFGGPLPAQPGPDFSTFLIGTEGTIAITTEIIVRLVPVAPAVTTMLAIYSTVAGATDSASAILAAGILPTAMELMDNLCIQAVEAHMKVGFPTDAAAVLLIELDGEKELIRRDAEAVSRACRGQGAVSFNTAKTEAERERLWLGRKHALGALGKITAAYYTNDGVVPRSRITDIFQSIYRIADKHGIRIGTLCHVGDGNIHPLIPYDPDEAQGPERARACSKDILLACLEMGGSITGEHGVGVEKRDLLGHMYSDNDLAHMIRLRDGLNSKGLLNPDKIFSNGVRCGELRAAPSLPPGARV
- a CDS encoding methylmalonyl-CoA mutase family protein gives rise to the protein SGYHMREAGTTADQELAFTFANGIAYVQAAVEAGLDVNRFGQRLSFFFNVHMNFFEEVAKFRAARRIWARIMKERFGVTEPRAQMCRFHVQTAGSSLTAQQIDNNVVRTTLEALAAVLGGTQSLHTNSRDEALALPSEESARLALRTQQIIAHETGIPEVVDPLAGSYYLEELTDRLEQEALELIAVIDGKGGAVAAVEEGYQEREIARSAYEFQQAVEQGERVIVGVNRFAVEDQEVTSLQAVDPRAVKAQLTRLRKVRKERSDEDVRRALDSLKTAAEGVDNLLPHILNAVRVYATLGEISQILREVFGEYRPG
- a CDS encoding biotin--[acetyl-CoA-carboxylase] ligase — translated: MNLIQGTLQTRQLGREITYYPFTDSTNEDLWQLLDKGAAVTGQVVVTDNQRSGRGRKGRRWFCAPNLGLPFSVLLCPDLSIDRLGLLSLAMGVAVIDALAADGIESRLKWPNDILVDRRKLGGILAESRPSDEGLVVVMGVGLNVNEQLEDFPDQLRPTAVSVHMVLGKPLPRELLLTRILNRFEQLLESNLAGVIALWHARCAHLGQLVRWHSPEGLVEGRFLGVNEAGEGEIDSGDQIRVVTAGDLDWKPERFIIA
- a CDS encoding (Fe-S)-binding protein; protein product: MLIAHQLFTTADYRLLQECIHCGLCLPTCPTYMMNSKESDSPRGRLALMKYLDREPEASTEGTYYHLDLCLGCLACQTACPSGVQYSHLLERARSYQRREVRPLAWLQRLALRWITGQPQLRLLTTFLYLIQSMGLDRLAPALRLLPRALRFQLAGMPQVAGKAFSRTVDRYLPAVSAEGDHQGVVAMFTGCVMDHWYADVHAATVRVLKWNSFDVVLPEGQTCCGALHTHAGLDEEAERLLSQNREAFRGINAQALVVNAAGCSAQLRSGLKLENGELPIVDIGEWLAGRLIRPPRHRLPEKITYDAPCHLYHAQGIHDAPTRLLAYACERLVPLPEAEVCCGSAGLYSLIQGEMSRQVLARKINHIRSVAPEVLVTGNPGCQMQLQAGLREAQINIPVYHFIQVLDQAYRREEGYRDAFGLTE
- a CDS encoding energy transducer TonB; translation: MRRRAFEEGYPYRIRMILLGVVLVLVVMLFSFPRFTSRKSVLPVTAFEEFVEEIDIPETRQFEQPPPPSRPSIPIESEIDNFAEDITIEETLLDEYVAWEVPPLPEDDPASRVRFIPHEEPPVPIGGYEAIAAKLKYPEIAKQAGIEGTIILQVFVSDKGFVEDVVVLKGIPDTGLDEAAANAIKQVRFKPALQRDRPIGVWVAIPVHFRLRSTPLSID
- a CDS encoding FAD-binding oxidoreductase; amino-acid sequence: MRWPQPGAFLQPSERGHLGELIIQARSRGISIGSPGADYHWDLSRLNRVVSFYAPDMVLSVETGLSMSAVKDVVEAQRLWLPLDSSGNGELPVAEYLAGDQSLSWLSHRYRTARDWVVSMTAVDDHGREVTSGARLVKNVAGYQLAPLYIGAEHSLGPVVEVSFRLLPLPTDLTLARWEAEDPSRLMTILQAARQREHPSRHSDPWEGLRLEHREGRWQLDGITRFPPNVIETWVSTANDELAQTIVRVNNPPREGELNGVQAELRILAQPTRIPKLLEALQPLGSDLVCYPASGIINLGSPPSQEGKEALETMLVQVVVNGGLVQPLMTDLSVKLPRPAEVVGEQTIMARVKTILDPEGVFGPLPAKLC
- a CDS encoding universal stress protein encodes the protein MISYNKILLTTDFSEYSKVAIPHAVEMARQFGAKLVVLHVLEPLLTPVDFAWGPMALSEDWEEQRTRHSQKFLEEWVASELPTDLTVIPILAHGTPIREICHTVREENIDLVVMATHGQTGITHALFGSTAEKVIRRSPVPVLTVRKPEEPTGT
- a CDS encoding type III pantothenate kinase, with the protein product MLLAIDVGNSNVVLALFEGERLVESWRLHTNATHTSDDWWIAVKHLAEDAQVAIATVDGVIISSVVPVVGRAFIQLCRRYLQIEPLRVQAHLPLDLGLDVKDPESVGADRICNVVAARELYGTPCVVIDLGTATTFDVVNERGHFIGGSIAPGLEISARQLFSGAALLSAVDLKVPGTVIGKDTESNLQAGILYGVMDQIDGMVARIREELGWKDMSVVLTGGLGNLIAGELRTPVSYDPDLTVKGLRLIYEQCA